The following are from one region of the Mixophyes fleayi isolate aMixFle1 chromosome 7, aMixFle1.hap1, whole genome shotgun sequence genome:
- the EIF3CL gene encoding eukaryotic translation initiation factor 3 subunit C-like protein, with amino-acid sequence MSRFFATGTDSESESSLSGDEAPPKPVGGTYGKQPLLLSDDEEDMKRVVRSAKDKRFEELTNFIKTIRNAMKIRDMTKCLEEFEQLGKAYIKAKNIVDKEGVPRFYIRLLSDLEDYLNELWEDKEGKKKMNKNNAKALSTLRQKLRKYNRDFEGPISAYKQNPEESADEDQEKDDDDDDDSDASSSSEDEKDEGMSASKFLKKVESAPPDARNKFLKKAEEAEDDEESSDDEDWGSDSEDSDSESEDDEGKYTSLASKFLKKAVSEGDRQAAEKKKEDKAKKKQHRKTKSRVEEGVEGEEDENEAGGEWEKVKGGAPLVKEKPKMFAKGTEITPPIVVKKLNEILQARGKKGTDRAAQIELLNMLVVISEENNLGQGIAVKIKFNIVASLYDYNPNLAAYMKPDMWKKCLDCIHDLMDILFANSNMFIGENIAEDSENLVVGDQPLRVRGCILTLIERMDEEFTKIMQNTDPHSQEYVDNLKDEARVCEVIERVQKYLQEKGSTDEICRVYLRRIMHTYYKFDYKAHQRQLSSAQESKSEQDQAENEAEDSAVLMDKLSKYIYAKDRTDRIRTCAILCHIYHHALHNRWFQARDLMLMSHLQDNIQHADPPVQILYNRTMVQLGICAFRQGMIRDAHNALLDIQSSGRAKELLGQGLLMRTMQERNQEQEKIEKRRQIPFHMHINLELLECVYLVSAMLLEIPYMAAHEFDARRRMISKQFHHQLRVGERQPLLGPPESMREHVVAASKAMKMGDWKTCRNFIINEKMNGKVWDLFPEADRVRNMLVRKIQEESLRTYLFTYSSVYDSIRMGILGDMFQLEIPTVHSIISKMIINEELMASLDQPTQTVVMHGTEPSSLQNTALQLAEKLGNLVENNERIFDHKQGSYGGYFNRDQKDSYQRKEGGYMRRGYRRDQQNQSNY; translated from the exons ATGTCTCGTTTCTTTGCCACCGGCACCGACAGCGAGTCGGAATCATCCCTCTCAGGAGATGAAGCTCCCCCCAAGCCAGTGGGAGGTACTTATGGCAAACA GCCACTTCTTCTCAGTGACGATGAAGAGGATATGAAACGCGTTGTGCGTAGTGCAAAGGATAAAAG GTTTGAGGAGCTGACAAACTTTATCAAGACCATCCGTAACGCTATGAAGATTCGGGACATGACCAAATGTCTGGAGGAGTTCGAGCAGCTGGGCAAAGCTTATATCAAGGCCAAAAACATAGTGGACAAGGAAGGGGTCCCCCGTTTCTACATCCGGCTGCTGTCTGATCTGGAAGACTATTTGAATGAG CTATGGGAAGACAAAGAGGGCAAGAAGAAGATGAACAAGAATAACGCCAAAGCTCTGAGCACCCTGCGGCAGAAACTGCGCAAGTACAACCGGGATTTTGAAGGACCCATCAGTGCCTATAAGCAG AACCCCGAGGAGTCTGCAGATGAGGATCAAGAAAAGGACGATGACGACGACGATGATTCAGATG CCTCGTCTTCCAGTGAGGATGAAAAAGATGAAGGCATGAGCGCCAGCAAGTTCCTGAAGAAGGTGGAATCTGCTCCCCCAGATGCCCGAAACAAGTTCCTGAAGAAAGCAGAG GAGGCAGAAGATGATGAAGAGTCATCGGATGATGAAGATTGGGGTTCTGATTCTGAGGACTCTGACTCAGAATCTGAGGACGATGAGGGAAAATACACCTCTCTGGCTTCTAAATTCCTTAAGAA GGCGGTGTCGGAAGGAGATCGCCAGGCTGCCGAGAAGAAAAAGGAAGACAAGGCCAAGAAGAAGCAGCATCGTAAGACCAAGAGTAGAGTTGAGGAAGGCGTTGAGGGCGAGGAGGACGAGAACGAGGCTGGGGGAGAGTGGGAGAAAGTCAAGGGGGGCGCTCCTTTGGTTAAG GAAAAACCAAAGATGTTCGCCAAGGGTACGGAGATCACTCCCCCCATCGTGGTCAAGAAGCTGAATGAGATCCTTCAGGCCAGAGGAAAGAAAGGGACAGACAG GGCGGCCCAGATTGAGCTCCTTAACATGCTCGTTGTCATCTCTGAAGAAAACAATCTGGGGCAAGGAATCGCCGTCAAGATCAAGTTCAACATCGTGGCCTCTCTCTACGACTACAACCCCAATCTGGCTGCTTATATGAAG CCTGACATGTGGAAGAAGTGCCTGGATTGTATACATGACCTGATGGATATCCTCTTTGCTAATTCAAACATGTTTATTGGGGAGAATATCGCAGAAGACTCTGAAAATCTAGTAGTCGGCGACCAG CCCCTGCGTGTCCGTGGCTGTATTCTCACACTGATCGAGAGAATGGACGAAGAGTTCACCAAAATCATGCAGAACACAGACCCCCACTCGCAAG AGTACGTGGACAACCTGAAGGATGAAGCCCGGGTGTGTGAGGTGATCGAGCGAGTACAGAAGTACCTGCAGGAAAAGGGCAGCACAGACGAGATCTGTCGGGTGTATCTACGCAGGATCATGCACACCTACTACAAGTTTGACTACAAAGCCCACCAGAGGCAGCTCAGCTCGGCCCAGGAGTCCAAG TCTGAACAGGACCAGGCGGAGAACGAGGCGGAGGACAGCGCCGTCCTCATGGACAAACTCTCCAAGTACATCTACGCCAAGGATCGGACAGATCGTATCCGGACCTGCGCCATCTTGTGCCACATCTACCACCACGCACTCCACAACCGCTGGTTCCAGGCTCGGGACCTCATGCTTATGTCCCACCTGCAGGACAACATCCAACACGCAGACCCCCCAGTGCAG ATCCTGTATAACCGTACCATGGTGCAGCTTGGTATCTGCGCCTTCCGGCAGGGGATGATCCGAGATGCGCACAATGCCCTCCTGGACATCCAGTCTAGCGGCCGGGCCAAGGAGCTGCTGGGCCAGGGCTTGTTGATGAGGACCATGCAAGAGAGGAACCAGGAACAGGAGAAGATCGAGAAACGTAGGCAGATCCCCTTCCACATGCACATCAACCTGGAACTGCTGGAGTGCGTCTACCTGGTGTCCGCCATGCTGCTGGAGATCCCGTACATGGCTGCTCATGAGTTTGATGCCCGTAGGAGGATGATCAGCAAGCAGTTCCATCACCAGCTGCGTGTGGGCGAGAGGCAGCCTCTCCTGG GCCCACCAGAAAGCATGAGAGAGCACGTGGTGGCAGCTTCTAAGGCCATGAAGATGGGAGACTGGAAGACTTGTAGAAACTTCATAATCAATGAAAAGATGAATGGCAAGGTGTGGGACCTGTTCCCGGAGGCAGATCGTGTGCGGAACATGCTGGTCAG GAAGATCCAGGAGGAATCTTTACGCACTTACCTCTTCACATATAGCAGTGTTTACGATTCTATCAG GATGGGCATATTAGGGGACATGTTCCAGCTGGAGATCCCCACCGTACACAGCATCATCAGCAAAATGATTATTAACGAAGAGCTCATG GCCTCCCTGGACCAGCCGACACAGACTGTTGTGATGCACGGGACCGAGCCCAGCTCTCTACAGAACACTGCTCTCCAGCTGGCCGAGAAACTGGGCAACCTGGTGGAGAACA